A region of Salvia splendens isolate huo1 chromosome 17, SspV2, whole genome shotgun sequence DNA encodes the following proteins:
- the LOC121774454 gene encoding uncharacterized mitochondrial protein AtMg00810-like, whose protein sequence is MIITGGDTEEIERLKGSLFQEFEMKGLGNLKYFLGIEVLRSEWGIFLRQKKYTLDILAETGLLDCKLVDTPILVNHDLQISEGAELANQGKYQRLVGKLIYLSQTRPDISYAVGIVSQFMHRSQKDHYEAALRIVKYLKETVGHGIMFKKNKQGGVYGYTDADWASNPVDRRSKVGYFTFVDGNLVTWRSKSRRWSLYPVLQ, encoded by the coding sequence ATGATTATTACTGGAGGTGATACAGAGGAAATCGAGAGACTTAAGGGGAGCCTATTCCaggaattcgagatgaagggCTTGGGGAACCTTAAGTACTTCTTGGGGATAGAGGTGTTGAGATCTGAATGGGGAATTTTCTTGAGACAGAAGAAATACACCTTGGATATTCTGGCTGAAACAGGACTTCTAGATTGCAAACTGGTTGACACACCAATCCTAGTGAATCACGACTTACAAATCTCAGAAGGCGCGGAACTAGCAAATCAAGGCAAATATCAACGCCTAGTTGGGAAACTCATCTACCTTTCCCAAACTAGACCTGATATCTCCTATGCAGTGGGGAtcgtgagtcagttcatgcatagaTCACAGAAGGATCACTATGAAGCAGCATTAAGAATCGTCAAATATCTCAAGGAAACTGTTGGACATGGAATAATGTTCAAGAAGAACAAACAAGGAGGGGTCTACGGATAtactgatgctgattgggcgAGTAATCCAGTAGATAGGAGATCGAAAGTTGGCTATTTCACCTTTGTTGACGGTAATCTAGTCACTTGGAGGAGCAAAAGCAGAAGGTGGTCGCTCTATCCAGTGCTGCAGTAG